In the genome of Candidatus Aenigmatarchaeota archaeon, the window ATTAGAACCCGGAATCAATTGTAGAGAATCCCTATCCAGTGAATAACCCCCTAGCAAGCCATGGGGTTTTCTTTCGACTGTTGGTCAGAAATAAAATTCCCTGTAAAGCTACAGACCATCTCTTCTTTCTGCAAACAGCGTTTTGTGAAAGAGATTTCCAATTTTAATCTCTGAATAATGCTTGGAAAGTATTTTTTTAAGATGGATGTGCGTCTCCTTACCCTCCCTCAAATGATAACATGCAATGGCAAGATTTGGGTGGTACTTGTCTAAGGTCTGCTCCATACCCTTAAATGCTTCAAGCTCGGCGCCTTCAATATCCATTTTAATAAAGTCCACAGACGGCAGTCCCAGCCTCTTAATTTCATTGTCTAATGTTGCCACTGAAATCTTAAAACTATATTTCGATCCTTTGTTATCAATGACGCTTGAAGCCAGTGAACCAAAAATAGGGTTTCTATTAAGAGTTATTTTTCCATCAAAATCAAATAATCCTTTTTGTACCAAAATAACATTTTTGAATCCGATTAAATTTTGTTTCAATTTTTTAAAATTTTCTGGATCTGGTTCAAAGGCAATGACCTTCCCAGCTTCACCCACTCTTTCAGAAGCATATTTGCTAAAGTTTCCTAAATAGGCTCCAGCATCAATAACCACATCCCCTTTTTTGAGGGTATATTTTTTGAGATATCCCGGAATGTCATAAAAAGCCACCCATAGATCCAAAATTGACAAGAAAGCCTGTTTTGGCAACATAATAAGTTCATACATATATTTAAAAGTATCATGATTTTTAAGTTGTTATTGATAAAACAAGGCGCCCATATATCCTAGAAGTCCTGATGTGAAATCAATCAAACTATTGAGTCATAAACCCCCCTTACTTCACGGGCGATAAGCTTCCACTGAA includes:
- a CDS encoding FkbM family methyltransferase, whose amino-acid sequence is MYELIMLPKQAFLSILDLWVAFYDIPGYLKKYTLKKGDVVIDAGAYLGNFSKYASERVGEAGKVIAFEPDPENFKKLKQNLIGFKNVILVQKGLFDFDGKITLNRNPIFGSLASSVIDNKGSKYSFKISVATLDNEIKRLGLPSVDFIKMDIEGAELEAFKGMEQTLDKYHPNLAIACYHLREGKETHIHLKKILSKHYSEIKIGNLFHKTLFAERRDGL